In Temnothorax longispinosus isolate EJ_2023e unplaced genomic scaffold, Tlon_JGU_v1 HiC_scaffold_15, whole genome shotgun sequence, the following are encoded in one genomic region:
- the LOC139823670 gene encoding uncharacterized protein: MSEQPRRKGRFETKRKIQWKDNVIAGVKRRRLIREEHDKPKIDGHRIVNITKVAEDMWCWSCNASLSFRHIENETVLGLASIFHVRCQNCNKLKRVNTSDRETNVADNRKRKFDINYKVALGVIDGGIGITQLNTVLSAMNIPTIHATLLKRYERSVGVAIESAAKESCVEAIKVEKELSCAMDTSRAVQSEDPVLIAASYDAAWPKRGNGHTYDSLAAVGSLIGAKSGMVIGYGTRLCQAGHSLDDHDCRLNWTGSAKAMEPDIAIEIIAKNKDFEEHNVKLGTLIGDDDSSSIAAVCRECSHPVAKWSDLNHATKKLSKALWAQKVPRDVIEYLKYCFGCALKKNKGNVEATENAIKNIIPHAFDEHAKCGEWYRYAEDPENYTHNGLPGGKGLTGETMRQTLAAIFDVFWKNADKLAPCGSSQPNEAFNSSVSAKSCKAHHYAGSESFDFRVAATVCEKNIGTKYIVDLNKKLGLSP; the protein is encoded by the exons ATGAGCGAACAGCCTCGACGCAAAGGTCGTTtcgaaacgaaacgaaaaattCAATGGAAGGATAATGTCATCGCGGGAGTCAAGCGGAGAAGATTAATTCGCGAAGAGCACGATAAGCCAAAAATAGACGGTCACCGAATCGTTAACATCACGAAAGTAGCAGAGGATATGTGGTGTTGGTCGTGTAACGCATCACTTTCGTTTCGACACATAGAAAATGAAACCGTATTAGGCTTGGCAAGCATTTTTCATGTACGGTGTCAGAATTGCAACAAGCTCAAAAGAGTTAATACCTCAGATCGGGAAACAAACGTTGCCGATAATCGCAAACGTAAATTTGACATTAATTACAAAGTTGCCTTAG GAGTTATTGATGGAGGCATTGGGATTACGCAATTGAACACTGTGCTCTCAGCGATGAACATTCCAACGATCCATGCTACGTTGCTGAAACGATACGAACGTTCCGTCGGAGTAGCAATTGAGTCAGCTGCGAAAGAGAGTTGTGTCGAGGCgataaaagtagaaaaagagCTTTCTTGTGCTATGGATAC aTCGAGGGCAGTACAAAGTGAAGATCCGGTATTAATCGCAGCTTCCTACGATGCTGCTTGGCCAAAACGAGGAAATGGTCATACGTATGACAGTTTAGCAG CTGTTGGATCTCTGATCGGCGCCAAATCAGGGATGGTAATTGGATATGGGACTCGACTATGCCAAGCGGGGCATAGCCTAGACGATCACGATTGCCGGCTCAACTGGACCGGGAGTGCGAAGGCGATGGAGCCAGATATCGCCAtagaaattattgcgaaaaataaagACTTTGAGGAGCACAACGTAAAATTAGGCACACTCATTGGTGATGACGATAGCTCCTCAATCGCTGCTGTTTGTCGTGAATGCAGTCATCCGGTAGCCAAGTGGTCTGATCTAAATCACGCTACGAAGAAACTGAGCAAAGCATTGTGGGCACAAAAAGTACCAAGGGACGTCATAGAGTATCTGAAATACTGCTTCGGCTGTGCTCTAAAGAAGAACAAAGGTAACGTAGAGGCGACAGAAaatgcgataaaaaatattatcccTCATGCGTTTGATGAACACGCAAAGTGTGGCGAATGGTACAGATATGCCGAAGACCCGGAGAATTACACGCACAACGGGCTACCAGGAGGTAAAGGACTTACCGGAGAGACGATGAGACAAACACTTGCAGCTATTTTTGACGTGTTTTGGAAAAACGCAGACAAGCTCGCCCCATGTGGCTCTAGTCAACCGAACGAGGCATTCAATTCAAGCGTGTCGGCGAAAAGTTGTAAAGCCCATCACTACGCGGGTTCCGAATCGTTCGATTTTCGAGTTGCTGCCACCGTTTGTGAAAAGAACATCGGCACCAAATATATCGTCGATTTAAATAAGAAGCTTGGACTGTCTCCCTAA
- the LOC139823671 gene encoding uncharacterized protein has protein sequence MEILPGRQKGTHTYVYDDYLYSKDNRYDNVFRCNSRRTTKCPGNAIVQDNKVTLKEHNHPKLPFIKAQLEMKEEMLRLSRETNTGLKEIFDSICRRNPDAGQYLSFATIRCSMHREREKSRPSVPNTLESLYDILENSDIIQNIYKDKVVTTDGKSAIILSTNYLLQALSSTTEIYVDGTFSVLPRKPHIAQLYSVHIRYMDTGIATLFILCDVRTTTLYDALWDKITQLVPQLEQNIKFIMSDFETAAVKSLNKKFPNANLTGCWFHFNQAVLRKWRKLRLSNIPKTVLSMTMTLPLLPPNMFQEALLIIQTEADLLAGEHPDILQFMSYLRLTWSNMASKISTYHCPVRTNNIVESFHNIAVQKLGTRNINIWTFLDKLSHLITDQELDLRRLNNGVRSRRPHTRANREFDSKIRNAQEDLVNKRLSLKEFLLMFTTNYNVFQMEQMASLEDADLTNGEQVDLELFSDNLNETFQTRKQNMRRKSRHLYRNLHSRREEQTVSAASTVIQKSITDLDLDIEVYIVKERNKMYLQ, from the exons ATGGAAATTTTACCTGGAAGACAGAAGGGGACACATACTTATGTATATGATGATTATTTGTATTCTAAAGATAATCGTTATGATAACGTCTTTCGATGTAACTCACGGAGAACAACAAAATGTCCAGGCAACGCCATTGTTCAGGATAACAAAGTTACTTTGAAAGAACATAATCATCCGAAGTTACCTTTTATTAAAGCACAGCTTGAAATGAAAGAAGAAATGCTAAGACTTTCCCGTGAAACTAATACTGGACTAAAAGAGATCTTTGATTCAATTTGTAGaag AAATCCAGATGCAGGACAATATTTAAGCTTTGCAACTATAAGATGTAGTATGCATCGTGAACGTGAGAAAAGCCGACCATCTGTACCTAATACATTGGAATCATTATATGATATTCTCGAAAATTCTgacattatacaaaatatttataaagataaagtaGTTACAACGGATGGAAAAagtgcaataattttatcaactaATTATTTACTGCAAGCATTGTCTTCTACTACTGAAATCTATGTAGATGGAACTTTTTCT GTTCTTCCACGCAAACCTCATATTGCGCAGCTTTACTCGGTCCATATACGATACATGGATacg GGTATTGCaacattattcatattatgtGATGTACGTACAACAACTTTGTATGATGCTTTATGGGATAAAATTACACAACTAGTACCACAACTTGAACAAAACATTAAGTTTATTATGAGCGATTTTGAAACAGCTGCAGTAAAATCACTGAATAAGAAGTTTCCTAATGCTAACTTAACTGGATGTTGGTTCCATTTCAATcag gCTGTACTACGTAAATGGCGAAAACTGCGCCTTTCAAATATTCCAAAAACGGTACTTTCAATGACTATGACATTGCCTTTGTTACCACCAAATATGTTTCAAGaagctttattaataatacaaactGAAGCAGACCTACTTGCTGGTGAACATCcagatattttacaattcaTGTCATATTTAAGACTTACCTGGTCAAATATGGCATCGAAAATTAGTACCTATCATTGTCCTGTACGTACGAATAACATAGTAGAAAGTTTCCATAATATTGCAGTACAGAAATTAGGAAcaagaaatattaacatatggACATTcttag ATAAATTATCTCACTTAATTACTGATCAAGAATTAGATTTACGTCGATTAAACAATGGTGTTAGATCTCGACGACCTCATACAAGGGCAAATAGAGAATTTGATTCTAAAATTAGAAATGCGCAAGAAGATTTAGTTAATAAaag GTTATcactaaaagaatttttactcATGTTTACGACAAACtataatgtttttcaaatGGAACAAATGGCCTCATTAGAAG atGCTGATTTAACAAATGGTGAACAAGTAGACTTAGAGTTATTCTCagataatttaaatgaaaCTTTTCAGACAC gAAAGCAAAATATGAGACGTAAGTCTCgacatttatatagaaatttacaTAGTCGAAGAGAAGAACAAACTGTATCTGCAGCAAGTACAG TGATTCAGAAGAGCATAACAGATCTCGATCTGGACATAGAAGTTTACATAGTGAAGGAGAGGAACAAAATGTATCTGCAATAA